A segment of the Streptomyces sp. XD-27 genome:
GTGTGCCGTCCGTCGCCCGCTCCGCCGTGTCGAACACCCCCGTCGACAGCAGACCGCGCACCGCACTGCCCACATCCGCGTACCCGAAGGGGCACGTGACCCGCCCGGAGCCGTCCGGCCGCAGCCCCGCCCGCCGCGCGATCAGCTCCAGGTCGTCTCTCCCCCATAGCCCTTCGGGCACGGGAGGTACCCCCATCGACAGCCGCCCGCCGGCGCGCGCCCCGGCGCCGCCCGTACCGCCCGGGGAGCCGAGGAGCGGGCGGTACGCCAGCCGCGCCGCCACCCGGAACACCGAAGCCGTGGCGCACCGCTCCGGCGGCCCCCAGCCCGCCAGGACGATCGCGCTGCCCCGCTCGGTGAGACCGGCGGCTTCTCGCAGCATGCTCGTGGTGGCCTCCACCGCGCCCCCGGCCGCGCCGGGCGCGTCCCCCGTCCTCCCTCCATCGGCGCCGCAACCCGCGGTCACGGCCAGGTCGAAAGCTGTCACCAAGGTGAACGGCGGGGCGGCGGGGCCGTGTTCCGCGAATCGGCCGGGACCGCCGGGCAACAGGCGCACGCTCGCGGCGCGCGCGCCGTCTCCGTGCGCTCTGCTCCCGTACGTTCCGCTCGCCGTTCCACCCGCGCGGGCGAGCCGCTCGCGCGCCAGCGCCAGGCGCTGCGGGTCCGCTTCCGTCCCGTAGACCTCCGCGCCGCGGGCCGCCGCCATCAGCAGGGCGAGCCCGGAGCCGCAGCCGAGCCCCAGCAGCCGGGTCCCCGCGCCGACGTCCAGCCGCGCGTAGACCGCCTCGTACAGCG
Coding sequences within it:
- a CDS encoding methyltransferase domain-containing protein, which gives rise to MTPTLVQRHHPDSALVHPRSDPRPVLPSAPRPDPAGPRSRARAVDWAEIQERMLVPLYEAVYARLDVGAGTRLLGLGCGSGLALLMAAARGAEVYGTEADPQRLALARERLARAGGTASGTYGSRAHGDGARAASVRLLPGGPGRFAEHGPAAPPFTLVTAFDLAVTAGCGADGGRTGDAPGAAGGAVEATTSMLREAAGLTERGSAIVLAGWGPPERCATASVFRVAARLAYRPLLGSPGGTGGAGARAGGRLSMGVPPVPEGLWGRDDLELIARRAGLRPDGSGRVTCPFGYADVGSAVRGLLSTGVFDTAERATDGTQVRKEITEALHPYRRPDGTVWMPNVFRYVIART